In one Gadus morhua chromosome 7, gadMor3.0, whole genome shotgun sequence genomic region, the following are encoded:
- the mks1 gene encoding tectonic-like complex member MKS1, protein MAESWNTDTSEAVYRSRDAIKNLRISVRVERVTSSVVLSQHLQQTVLSQQNPGVIELDTLTPQAQAGDNVEELVVHWQEKLFSQSEMDLFQSEAACHSPLEKQYHTEVRALLRTKGRRNQRVFTYTEHDRFTSLQQLHSEDSVTTAQSAPTFLAERMSTVRNRRQERRTVDCSVPRSKMITWEPSHDFVKSSHVVTNAMTTMHIMADLGPPGRLGLKENECLLFTVRTDGNGVVLLKPDFNKGKEPYRVETNGEKKEVWRLTLDNVSTAMAAEDKEKEQHMYKDLYSRHKDYLNSLVGHDFEMPPPGVLRLMVNGEIVSALGFEYDNLYVHFFMELPNNWSTLPFQPLSGVTQTCRTKTIGKESVALFSYPFSFEAFHLRENESQESLPQWPVLYFKVLSLDYWQRYRTEGYGYLVFPATPGKHVVTCHTWRPLQTGTVSGLRRFFIGGSPELEDHSYVRVPGTFKGDRLSRFGFCTETTGSLVFNLHCLQHARAFVDARDLRKKRQSVVDQLGGFSQQGAVYNIMEAFQRARRRMQEARESLPGDLINTSAQTQSMM, encoded by the exons ATGGCAGAAAGCTGGAATACAGACACGAGTGAGGCTGTGTACCGATCGAGGGATGCTATCAAAAACCTCAGGATATC GGTGCGTGTGGAGAGGGTGACTTCCAGCGTGGTGCTGTCCCAGCATCTCCAACAGACAGTGCTGTCCCAACAGAACCCAGGGGTCATTGAGCTGGACACCCTGACCCCGCAGGCCCAAGCTG gaGATAATGTGGAAGAGCTTGTGGTGCATTGGCAGGAGAAGCTTTTCAGCCAG AGTGAGATGGATCTCTTCCAAAGCGAGGCAGCATGCCACAGTCCTCTGGAGAAGCAGTACCACACAGAGGTCAGGGCCCTCCTCCGGACCAAGGGTCGACGCAACCAGAGGGTCTTCACCTACACCGAACACGACCGCTTCACCAGCCTTCAGCAGCTG caCAGTGAAGACTCGGTGACCACAGCCCAGTCGGCCCCTACCTTCCTGGCTGAGAGGATGTCCACGGTCAGAAACCGACGCCAGGAGAGACGCACCGT AGACTGCAGTGTTCCCCGGTCTAAGATGATTACCTGGGAGCCCTCGCACGACTTTGTGAAGAGCAGTCATGTGGTGACCAACGCCATGACAACCATGCACATCATGGCTGACCTTGGACCTCCGGGCAG gttGGGCCTCAAGGAGAATGAGTGTCTTCTGTTCACTGTGAGGACGGACGGAAATGGCGTTGTCCTCCTGAAACCAGACTTTAACAAAGGGAAGGAACCATACAG GGTCGAGACCAacggagagaagaaagaagtgTGGCGTCTCACTCTGGACAACGTGTCGACGGCAATGGCGGCGGAGgacaaggagaaggagcagcacATGTACAAAGAT CTATACTCACGGCACAAAGACTACCTTAACAGCTTGGTTGGACATGATTTTGAAATG CCACCACCAGGAGTCCTCCGTCTCATGGTGAACGGGGAGATCG TGTCTGCCCTGGGCTTTGAATACGACAACCTGTACGTCCACTTCTTCATGGAGCTGCCAAATA atTGGTCCACCTTGCCCTTCCAGCCTCTTTCAGGGGTGACCCAGACCTGCCGAACCAAGACCATAGGGAAG GAAAGCGTGGCTCTCTTCAGTTACCCTTTCAGTTTCGAGGCGTTCCACCTGAGGGAGAACGAGAGCCAAG AATCCCTTCCCCAGTGGCCGGTGCTGTACTTCAAGGTGCTGTCGCTGGACTACTGGCAGCGCTACCGGACGGAGGGCTACGGCTATCTGGTGTTCCCCGCCACTCCTG gtaaGCATGTAGTGACGTGCCACACGTGGCGCCCCCTGCAGACGGGCACTGTGTCGGGGCTGAGGCGCTTCTTCATCGGGGGGTCTCCTGAGCTGGAGGACCACAGCTATGTCCGGGTCCCAGGAACCTTCAAA GGGGACCGACTGAGTCGATTTGGATTCTGTACTGAAACTACAGGAAGTCTAGTCTTTaacctccactgtctccagcACGCCAG GGCATTCGTTGACGCCAGAGATCTAAGGAAGAAGAGACAAAGTGTGGTGGACCAGTTGGGGGGCTTCAGCCAGCAAGGAGCCGTCTACAACATCATGG AGGCATTCCAGAGGGCCAGGAGACGCATGCAGGAGGCCCGGGAGAGCCTACCTGGGGATCTCATCAACACCAGCGCCCAGACCCAGTCCATGATGTAG